A genomic window from Flavobacterium sp. I3-2 includes:
- a CDS encoding vWA domain-containing protein, whose protein sequence is MSNITFLHPIFFWLFLLLPVLAFLWIKNKNKQNVALKISSIKGFQGKKTLLAKLQPVLFALRLLAISALIVALARPQTVDTSTKTKSTNGVDMVMAMDVSGSMLAKDLKPNRLEALKVVAGDFVKERTDDRLGLVVYAAEAYTKAPVTSDKNVLLNALRDVKYDQIIQDGTAIGVGLATAVNRLKDSPAKSRVAILLTDGVNNTGLVDPMMAAEIAKEYKIKVYTIGIGTNGMADYPYAITPDGKIQYQKMKVEIDEALMKSIAKTTGGKYFRATDNQSLKQIYDEINQLEKTKIDEQKFVQRNELFRSLALFALLLLVIELILRRTIFKGFI, encoded by the coding sequence ATGAGTAATATAACTTTTTTACATCCGATATTTTTTTGGTTATTTCTGTTATTACCAGTTTTAGCTTTTCTATGGATTAAGAATAAAAACAAACAGAACGTAGCTTTAAAAATAAGTTCAATCAAAGGATTTCAAGGTAAGAAAACCTTATTAGCCAAATTGCAACCTGTACTTTTTGCTTTAAGATTACTTGCAATTTCAGCCTTGATTGTAGCTTTAGCACGACCACAAACAGTTGACACAAGCACAAAAACGAAGTCAACAAACGGAGTTGATATGGTTATGGCTATGGACGTTTCTGGTTCGATGCTTGCCAAAGATTTAAAACCAAACCGCTTAGAAGCTTTGAAGGTTGTTGCTGGCGATTTCGTTAAAGAACGTACAGACGACCGTTTAGGTTTAGTGGTTTATGCTGCCGAAGCTTATACAAAAGCTCCCGTAACAAGTGATAAAAATGTTTTATTGAATGCTTTGCGCGATGTTAAGTACGACCAAATCATTCAAGACGGAACGGCAATTGGTGTTGGATTAGCAACAGCTGTGAATCGTTTAAAAGACAGTCCAGCTAAAAGTAGAGTTGCGATTCTACTTACCGATGGAGTTAATAATACCGGTTTGGTTGACCCAATGATGGCAGCCGAGATTGCTAAAGAGTATAAAATCAAAGTTTATACGATTGGAATTGGCACCAACGGAATGGCCGATTATCCGTATGCGATTACTCCTGATGGTAAAATTCAATATCAGAAAATGAAGGTTGAAATTGACGAAGCTTTAATGAAATCGATTGCCAAAACAACTGGCGGAAAATATTTTAGAGCAACTGACAACCAATCATTAAAACAAATTTATGATGAAATCAATCAGTTAGAAAAAACCAAAATAGACGAACAAAAATTCGTTCAGCGTAATGAGTTATTTCGTTCGTTAGCTTTATTCGCTTTATTATTATTGGTTATTGAATTGATTTTAAGACGTACAATTTTCAAAGGATTTATATAA
- a CDS encoding BatD family protein, with protein MKFITNISCALVLLFSSLAWSQFTFVSEVSRNSIGINERIEVRFSMNQDGDNFNPPNFENFKVVGGPMHSVSQVWVNGKASFTKSFSYYLVPEKKGILQIGTATIEYRGTVYKSNVVTVKVGDAVQQQQRQQQNYGYGGYYGRQPQSQPQIDRSKMGEGIFLDREISNTNPYVNEPITVVYRLYVSHNAGVRNIGQAELPKYKNFWSHTIDEKEMRVQVGQYKGKEYRYIVLQKVVLLPLKDGTLDLEPFELNLQIESMTGRYDIFGAPEIVLNEKQYSTGSKKINVKPLPLENQPIDFTGAVGKFDFKVTPNKTTVKANETIELNVSVNGSGNLDLLNLPKPVAPAVLEIYDPQLIEKINKNIKTGMDGSKTEKYTIVPQYKGKYVIKPMSFSYFDVASKTYKTITSEEIVIDVTEGPELPTNLPEKDELSNSDVFVDIVKEVNFDTEEKSNFFDTNLFYFLLIAPIVAMPLVVLVDRQRKKAAGDIVGNRLRTNNRLAKKYLGEAKRNLGNKDKFYEALERCLHNFLKAKLHIETSEMSNDIIVETLRNKNISEESIQAFMHLKETCEMARYSQMSVETMNNDYAQAADVISSLEKQFKTLK; from the coding sequence ATGAAATTTATAACAAATATTAGTTGTGCTTTAGTGCTACTTTTTTCTTCATTAGCTTGGAGTCAGTTCACTTTTGTGTCTGAAGTAAGTAGAAATAGTATAGGAATTAATGAACGTATTGAGGTTCGGTTTTCGATGAATCAAGACGGAGATAATTTCAACCCACCAAACTTTGAGAACTTCAAAGTTGTTGGCGGTCCTATGCATTCCGTGAGTCAAGTTTGGGTGAATGGAAAAGCTTCGTTTACTAAGAGTTTTTCGTATTATTTAGTTCCTGAAAAGAAAGGAATCTTACAAATTGGAACTGCAACCATTGAGTACAGAGGAACTGTTTATAAATCAAATGTTGTAACTGTAAAAGTTGGTGATGCGGTTCAACAGCAACAACGTCAACAACAAAACTACGGATATGGTGGATATTACGGAAGGCAACCTCAAAGTCAACCTCAAATTGATCGAAGTAAAATGGGCGAAGGTATTTTCTTGGATAGAGAAATTTCAAATACCAATCCGTATGTAAACGAACCCATTACTGTGGTTTACAGATTGTATGTGAGTCATAATGCTGGTGTAAGAAATATCGGTCAAGCCGAATTACCAAAGTATAAAAATTTCTGGAGCCATACCATTGACGAAAAAGAAATGCGTGTTCAAGTCGGACAATACAAAGGAAAAGAATATCGATATATTGTTCTACAAAAAGTAGTTTTATTACCATTAAAAGACGGAACTTTAGATTTAGAACCTTTTGAGTTGAATTTACAAATCGAATCAATGACGGGTAGATATGATATCTTTGGTGCTCCAGAAATTGTTTTAAACGAAAAACAATATTCAACAGGAAGTAAAAAAATCAATGTAAAACCATTACCTTTAGAAAATCAACCTATTGATTTTACGGGAGCTGTAGGAAAATTTGACTTTAAAGTTACGCCAAATAAAACAACTGTTAAGGCAAACGAAACTATCGAATTAAACGTTTCGGTTAACGGAAGTGGAAATTTAGATTTACTTAATTTACCAAAACCAGTGGCACCGGCTGTATTAGAAATTTACGATCCACAATTGATTGAAAAAATCAATAAGAACATCAAAACCGGAATGGACGGTTCTAAAACCGAAAAATACACGATTGTTCCGCAGTACAAAGGTAAATACGTAATCAAACCGATGTCGTTTAGTTACTTTGATGTTGCGTCTAAAACGTATAAAACCATTACGAGCGAAGAAATCGTAATCGATGTAACCGAAGGTCCAGAATTACCAACAAATCTTCCAGAAAAAGATGAGTTAAGTAATAGCGATGTATTTGTTGATATTGTGAAAGAAGTAAATTTCGACACTGAAGAAAAATCGAATTTCTTTGATACCAATTTATTCTACTTTTTATTAATTGCTCCGATTGTAGCGATGCCTTTAGTGGTTTTAGTTGATAGACAACGTAAAAAAGCTGCAGGCGATATCGTTGGAAACCGATTGAGAACAAATAATCGTTTAGCGAAAAAATATTTAGGTGAAGCCAAGCGTAATTTAGGAAACAAAGACAAGTTCTATGAAGCTTTAGAACGTTGTTTACATAATTTCCTGAAAGCAAAATTACATATCGAAACTTCTGAAATGAGTAACGATATTATTGTAGAAACGCTTCGAAACAAAAACATTTCCGAAGAAAGTATTCAAGCATTTATGCATTTGAAAGAAACTTGCGAAATGGCGCGTTATTCGCAAATGAGCGTCGAAACAATGAACAATGATTATGCGCAAGCAGCCGATGTTATTTCGAGCTTAGAGAAACAATTTAAAACTTTAAAATAA
- a CDS encoding aldehyde dehydrogenase family protein encodes MTNQAADFGIEEALQKLGLKEINEGTSTGNNWFSNGTIIESYSPATGKLIGKVKTSTAEDYEQAMVKASEAFKTWRMVPAPKRGDLVRQMGDALRENKDALGKLVSYEMGKSLQEGLGEVQEMIDICDFAVGLSRQLYGLTMHSERPMHRMYEQYHPIGIVGIISAFNFPVAVWSWNTMLAWICGDVCIWKPSSKTPLCAVACQNIIAKVLKDNNIPEGVSCLVTGNACGDLMNNDKRIPLVSFTGSTRIGRHVSKTVAERFGKTILELGGNNAIIVSEHADLQMVLVGAVFGAVGTAGQRCTSTRRLIVHESVYDKTIETLQKAYAQLNIGNPLNENNHVGPLIDKGAVTDYLNAIEKAKKEGGKIIVEGGVLEGEGYESGCYVKPCIIEAKNEFEIVQEETFAPILYVLKYSTIEEAIDMQNGVPQGLSSSIFTNNLREAELFLSQAGSDCGIANVNIGTSGAEIGGAFGGEKETGGGRESGSDAWKVYMRRQTNTINYGTQLPLAQGIKFDF; translated from the coding sequence ATGACAAATCAAGCCGCTGATTTCGGAATAGAAGAAGCATTACAAAAATTAGGATTAAAAGAAATTAACGAAGGTACTTCAACAGGAAACAACTGGTTTTCAAACGGTACAATCATTGAATCATATTCACCTGCTACAGGAAAACTAATCGGAAAAGTAAAAACTTCAACTGCTGAAGATTACGAACAAGCAATGGTAAAAGCTTCTGAAGCTTTCAAAACTTGGAGAATGGTTCCTGCTCCTAAAAGAGGTGATTTAGTTCGTCAGATGGGAGACGCTTTACGCGAAAACAAAGACGCTTTAGGTAAATTGGTTTCTTATGAAATGGGAAAAAGTTTACAAGAAGGCTTAGGTGAAGTTCAAGAAATGATCGACATCTGTGATTTCGCAGTTGGTTTATCTCGTCAACTTTACGGATTAACGATGCATTCAGAAAGACCAATGCACAGAATGTACGAGCAATACCACCCAATCGGAATTGTTGGAATCATTTCTGCATTTAACTTCCCAGTTGCAGTTTGGTCTTGGAACACGATGTTAGCATGGATTTGTGGAGACGTTTGTATTTGGAAACCATCTTCAAAAACACCTTTATGCGCAGTTGCTTGCCAAAACATCATCGCTAAAGTATTAAAAGATAACAATATTCCAGAAGGAGTTAGCTGTTTAGTTACAGGAAACGCTTGTGGAGATTTAATGAATAACGACAAACGTATTCCTTTAGTTTCTTTCACAGGATCTACAAGAATTGGTCGTCACGTATCTAAAACAGTTGCTGAACGTTTCGGAAAAACTATTTTAGAATTAGGTGGAAATAACGCAATCATCGTTTCTGAACATGCAGATTTACAAATGGTGTTAGTTGGAGCAGTTTTCGGAGCTGTTGGTACAGCAGGTCAACGTTGTACTTCAACACGTCGTTTAATCGTTCACGAAAGTGTTTACGACAAAACTATCGAAACCTTACAAAAAGCTTATGCTCAATTAAACATTGGAAATCCATTAAACGAAAACAATCACGTTGGACCACTAATCGATAAAGGAGCTGTTACTGATTACTTAAATGCAATCGAAAAAGCGAAAAAAGAAGGTGGAAAAATCATCGTTGAAGGTGGCGTTTTAGAAGGTGAAGGTTACGAAAGCGGATGCTACGTAAAACCTTGTATCATTGAAGCTAAAAACGAATTCGAAATTGTACAAGAAGAAACTTTTGCTCCAATTTTATACGTTTTAAAATACAGCACAATCGAAGAAGCTATCGATATGCAAAACGGAGTTCCTCAAGGATTATCTTCTTCTATCTTTACAAACAACTTAAGAGAAGCTGAATTATTCCTTTCTCAAGCAGGTTCTGACTGTGGAATCGCTAACGTAAACATCGGAACTTCTGGTGCTGAAATTGGTGGTGCATTTGGTGGAGAAAAAGAAACTGGAGGAGGAAGAGAATCTGGTTCTGATGCTTGGAAAGTTTATATGAGAAGACAAACCAATACAATCAACTACGGAACGCAACTTCCGTTAGCACAAGGAATTAAATTTGATTTCTAA
- a CDS encoding tetratricopeptide repeat protein: MKNIFLILLSFVSVQMFAQKPTTQIVQGNKQYNTRNYAQAEALYRSAFSQDDKSTFAAYDKGNAIYRQYQTNESVGSYQQALKSAKTKDEKHRIYHNLGNAFMKQKNYGAAVEAYKNALRNNPNDEETRYNFALAKQMQKDNPNQDNNDNKDNKDNKDNKDNKDQDKKDDKKDQDKNDPKDKGDDKKDDKGDEPKDDKKDQGKQDPQQQKQDQSKQQMENMLNALNNQEQKVRERVQGREREGKPVKVNNTKDW; the protein is encoded by the coding sequence ATGAAAAACATCTTTTTAATACTTCTTAGTTTTGTTTCCGTACAAATGTTTGCACAAAAGCCAACAACGCAAATCGTTCAAGGAAATAAACAATACAATACACGTAATTATGCACAAGCAGAGGCTTTGTATCGTTCAGCTTTTTCGCAAGACGATAAAAGTACTTTTGCTGCTTACGACAAAGGAAATGCGATTTACCGTCAATATCAAACCAATGAATCAGTTGGTTCCTATCAACAAGCTTTAAAATCAGCTAAAACAAAAGACGAAAAACATCGTATTTATCATAATTTAGGAAATGCTTTTATGAAGCAAAAAAATTATGGTGCTGCCGTTGAAGCTTATAAAAATGCTTTGAGAAATAATCCAAATGATGAAGAAACGAGATATAATTTTGCTTTAGCTAAACAAATGCAAAAAGATAATCCGAATCAAGATAACAACGATAATAAGGATAATAAAGATAATAAAGATAACAAAGACAATAAGGATCAGGATAAGAAAGACGACAAAAAAGATCAAGACAAAAACGATCCAAAAGATAAAGGCGACGATAAGAAAGACGACAAAGGTGATGAGCCGAAAGACGATAAAAAAGATCAAGGAAAACAAGATCCGCAGCAACAAAAACAAGATCAAAGCAAACAACAAATGGAAAATATGTTGAATGCTTTGAACAACCAAGAACAAAAAGTCAGAGAACGAGTTCAAGGTCGTGAACGTGAAGGTAAACCTGTTAAAGTAAATAATACTAAAGATTGGTAA
- a CDS encoding vWA domain-containing protein, whose translation MWEFDNAKYFYLLLLLPVLAAIFLWNTLWKKKKIAEFGSGDFLKKLAPDASTSKGIVKAVLALATVFFLVIGIVNPKIGTKLETVKRQGIDIVFAIDVSKSMLAEDIAPSRLAKTKQLVSQIINNLGSDRIGIVGYAGTAFPMLPITTDYNMAKMYLQDMNTDMVSSMGTALSDAIQVGSEYFDDPNTSKLMILISDGEDHGEGISEAVEIAKAKGIKIITIGVGTENGGQIPLKVNGKITGYKQDSEGNTVITKLDKSTLEEIAKATGGRFIYGSSTKEVVDLVNESLQNIEKTDFESQQIADFQSQFQWFIGLALLLLILDLFVLERKTSWLAKRNIFNEK comes from the coding sequence ATGTGGGAATTCGATAATGCAAAGTATTTTTATTTATTGCTACTACTACCCGTTTTAGCAGCAATATTTCTATGGAATACACTTTGGAAAAAGAAAAAGATTGCTGAATTTGGTTCGGGAGATTTCCTAAAAAAGTTGGCTCCGGATGCATCAACTTCAAAAGGAATTGTAAAAGCAGTTCTTGCATTGGCAACTGTTTTTTTCTTAGTAATTGGAATTGTTAATCCGAAAATTGGAACCAAATTAGAAACCGTAAAACGCCAAGGAATTGATATTGTTTTTGCGATTGACGTTTCTAAAAGTATGCTGGCAGAAGATATTGCTCCATCGCGTTTAGCCAAAACAAAACAATTGGTTTCACAGATTATTAATAATTTAGGTTCAGACCGAATCGGAATTGTGGGTTATGCCGGAACAGCTTTCCCGATGTTGCCAATAACTACAGATTACAACATGGCTAAAATGTATCTTCAGGATATGAATACCGATATGGTTTCATCGATGGGAACAGCTTTAAGCGATGCTATTCAAGTTGGAAGCGAATATTTTGACGACCCGAACACAAGTAAATTAATGATTTTAATTTCGGATGGTGAAGACCACGGTGAAGGAATTTCAGAAGCAGTTGAAATTGCAAAAGCCAAAGGAATTAAAATCATCACCATCGGAGTTGGAACCGAAAACGGAGGTCAAATTCCTTTAAAAGTAAACGGTAAAATTACAGGTTACAAACAAGATAGCGAAGGAAATACCGTAATTACCAAATTAGATAAAAGTACTTTAGAAGAAATCGCTAAAGCAACTGGCGGAAGATTTATCTACGGAAGTAGCACAAAAGAAGTGGTTGATTTAGTTAACGAATCACTTCAAAACATTGAAAAAACAGATTTTGAATCGCAACAAATAGCCGACTTTCAATCTCAATTCCAATGGTTTATTGGATTGGCACTTTTATTATTGATTTTAGATTTATTTGTCTTAGAGAGAAAAACTTCTTGGTTAGCAAAACGAAACATTTTTAACGAAAAATAA
- a CDS encoding BatD family protein, whose amino-acid sequence MNLKHIFLLIIFGLNFQMFAQNPVTSQVDSTQIKIGSAFNLTIKANANENDKVVFPEQKMIGAFEVLEATPIDTVLNDRKMELIKKYTLTQFDSGKYAVPRLSVLINGKNYQTDIFDVEVTNVQVDTLKQPMYDIKTNLGSSTDTSKLVYYIIALVLCLGFGFLTYYIIKKRQEKNLTEDDLFKTPLEKITKQLQLLDGKRLIMNGDVKTYYSEMTDITRDYIEEVFDIPAKESTTAELILHLQKTIKDKKIKLSKEIVNDLKRLLQNADLVKFAKADPQMSEIETDRKVTETISLSIDKALPRFAEEQSLRVKLREQRFKKRKQVRTWIPIAVSAFLILVTGSVYLYNSVMEGMQINWFQTNKSLYEKEQWVTSDYGLPGIKLSTPEVLTRVKETTKKTEELQSNTATFVYANLKTDLTITVNTTAMKTDESATPEDLLKGKLQLLEKSMGAKNIKSEQESFNQEGINGVRGVGTFSIVNPVTNKEQNLQFETYLFIQSNGVQEVTILSQIGDEYGTKIARRVIESIQLSVNNE is encoded by the coding sequence ATGAATTTGAAACACATTTTTTTATTAATTATATTCGGATTAAACTTTCAGATGTTTGCACAGAATCCTGTGACATCGCAAGTAGATTCAACTCAAATCAAAATTGGTTCGGCATTTAATTTAACGATTAAAGCTAACGCCAACGAGAATGATAAAGTTGTTTTTCCGGAACAAAAAATGATTGGTGCTTTTGAGGTTTTAGAAGCGACTCCGATTGATACGGTTTTGAACGACCGTAAAATGGAGTTGATTAAAAAATATACGTTAACTCAGTTCGATTCAGGAAAATACGCCGTTCCAAGACTTTCTGTTTTGATTAATGGAAAAAATTATCAAACCGATATTTTTGATGTCGAAGTAACCAATGTTCAGGTTGATACTTTAAAACAACCAATGTATGATATTAAAACCAATTTAGGAAGTTCAACAGACACTTCAAAATTAGTGTATTATATCATCGCTTTGGTTCTTTGTCTTGGATTTGGATTTTTGACTTATTACATCATCAAAAAACGTCAAGAAAAGAATTTAACTGAAGATGATTTATTCAAAACACCACTTGAAAAAATCACGAAACAATTACAACTTTTAGACGGAAAGCGTTTGATTATGAATGGCGATGTAAAAACGTATTATTCTGAAATGACAGATATTACAAGAGATTACATCGAAGAAGTTTTTGATATTCCGGCAAAAGAATCTACAACTGCTGAGTTGATTTTACATCTTCAGAAAACCATCAAAGACAAAAAAATCAAGTTAAGTAAAGAGATTGTAAACGATTTAAAACGTTTGCTACAAAATGCCGATTTGGTAAAGTTCGCTAAAGCTGACCCTCAGATGAGCGAAATCGAAACCGATAGAAAAGTAACTGAAACAATTTCGCTTTCTATCGATAAAGCTTTACCTCGTTTTGCAGAAGAACAATCGTTACGTGTAAAGTTAAGAGAGCAACGTTTTAAGAAACGTAAACAAGTGAGAACTTGGATTCCAATTGCGGTTTCTGCCTTTTTAATTTTAGTTACCGGAAGTGTTTATTTATACAATTCGGTAATGGAAGGCATGCAAATCAATTGGTTCCAAACCAATAAATCGTTATACGAAAAAGAACAATGGGTAACTAGTGATTACGGACTTCCGGGAATCAAATTGTCGACTCCAGAAGTTTTAACTCGTGTTAAAGAAACAACAAAGAAAACAGAGGAATTACAGTCCAATACAGCTACTTTCGTTTATGCAAATCTAAAAACAGATTTGACCATTACAGTAAATACAACTGCAATGAAAACTGATGAAAGTGCTACACCAGAAGATTTATTAAAAGGTAAATTACAGTTATTAGAAAAATCAATGGGAGCAAAGAACATCAAGTCAGAACAAGAATCTTTCAATCAAGAAGGAATCAATGGTGTTCGTGGTGTAGGAACTTTTTCTATTGTAAATCCAGTAACTAATAAAGAGCAAAATCTTCAGTTTGAAACGTATCTTTTTATACAATCAAACGGAGTTCAAGAAGTAACTATTCTAAGTCAAATTGGCGATGAATACGGAACTAAAATCGCTCGTAGAGTAATTGAATCGATACAACTAAGCGTAAACAATGAGTAA
- a CDS encoding 3-hydroxyanthranilate 3,4-dioxygenase, translating into MKLIKPFNLQQWISGNKHLLKPPVSNKNIYVESEDYIVMIVGGPNARKDYHYNETEELFYQLEGTIQVAVQTENGKEVLELSTGDMFLLPAKIPHSPIRTENSVGLVVERKRNKSTAKDGLLWFCDNCNEKLHEVYFPLNNIETDFLSHFQHFYNSETLRTCTKCNHTMEVDKRFIK; encoded by the coding sequence ATGAAATTGATAAAACCTTTTAATTTACAACAATGGATTTCGGGCAACAAACATTTGTTGAAACCACCAGTTTCTAATAAAAATATTTATGTAGAATCTGAAGATTATATTGTGATGATTGTTGGTGGACCAAATGCTCGTAAAGATTATCATTACAACGAAACAGAAGAATTGTTTTATCAATTAGAAGGAACTATTCAAGTTGCAGTACAAACCGAAAACGGAAAAGAAGTTTTAGAATTAAGTACTGGAGATATGTTTCTACTTCCAGCAAAAATTCCACATTCTCCAATTCGAACTGAAAATTCTGTTGGCTTAGTTGTAGAAAGAAAACGTAATAAATCAACAGCAAAAGATGGTTTATTGTGGTTTTGTGATAATTGCAATGAAAAATTACACGAAGTTTATTTTCCATTAAACAATATAGAAACTGATTTTTTATCACATTTTCAACATTTTTACAATTCAGAAACGTTAAGAACTTGTACAAAATGTAACCACACCATGGAAGTTGACAAACGTTTTATTAAATAA
- a CDS encoding tetratricopeptide repeat protein: MRILNILLVFLISGISMANTIDPVKVFDEANALYEQKNYEVAIEKYESLVDKNYQAEAVYFNLGNAYYQLQQVAPSIYNYKKALKINPDNTAAKTNLKFADKMKLDEFDKKIKLNSSQITHNTIGFFDMNEWGITAIVAIFLILISFVIFYFSQNPTVKKVFFTLQIVLGFVTIISIVSAFSEQSFQKSERYAIVFNEEVSLKVEPRTSAKNAQIIHEGTEVFIEEETTKWYKVILPNQISGWILKEAVREI; the protein is encoded by the coding sequence ATGAGAATTTTAAATATCCTTTTGGTATTTCTTATTTCCGGGATTTCGATGGCGAATACCATCGATCCGGTTAAGGTTTTTGATGAAGCGAACGCTTTATACGAACAAAAGAATTACGAAGTAGCAATAGAAAAATACGAATCTTTGGTTGATAAAAATTACCAAGCCGAAGCCGTATATTTTAATTTAGGAAATGCTTATTATCAATTGCAACAAGTAGCGCCGAGTATTTATAATTATAAAAAAGCACTGAAAATAAATCCGGATAATACTGCAGCGAAAACCAATTTAAAGTTCGCTGATAAAATGAAACTAGACGAATTTGACAAAAAAATAAAATTAAATTCAAGTCAAATCACACATAATACCATTGGATTTTTTGATATGAACGAATGGGGAATTACCGCAATTGTAGCTATTTTTTTGATTTTAATAAGTTTTGTTATTTTTTATTTTAGCCAGAATCCCACGGTCAAAAAAGTATTTTTTACTTTACAAATTGTTTTAGGATTTGTAACAATTATAAGTATCGTTTCAGCATTTTCAGAACAAAGTTTTCAAAAATCAGAACGTTATGCGATTGTTTTTAACGAAGAAGTTTCTTTAAAAGTAGAACCTAGAACTTCGGCTAAAAACGCGCAAATCATACATGAAGGAACCGAAGTTTTTATCGAAGAAGAAACTACCAAATGGTACAAAGTTATTTTACCCAATCAAATTTCAGGTTGGATTTTGAAAGAAGCAGTTAGAGAAATATAA
- a CDS encoding DUF58 domain-containing protein: METKDILQKVRKIEIKTRRLSDHIFSGEYHTSFKGKGMSFAEVRQYQYGDDIRAIDWNVTARYNEPYIKVFEEERELTLMLMVDISGSQNFGSSAQFKNDIVTEIAATLAFSATTNNDKIGLILFSDQIELFIPPKKGKSHVLRIIRELIQFEPKSDKTNISQALEYLSKVMKKKAIVFMISDFQSQDYEKTLKIVAKRHDITGIRIYDEREKEMPNVGLVLMQDAETGEEILVNTNDKNVRLDYAKHFDEMEKYFKNIFTKSGAGTINSSVNESYVKKLLAYFKAR; this comes from the coding sequence ATGGAAACAAAAGATATTTTACAGAAAGTTCGAAAAATCGAGATTAAAACCCGTCGATTAAGCGATCATATTTTCTCTGGCGAATACCACACGTCGTTTAAAGGAAAAGGAATGTCTTTTGCCGAAGTTAGACAATATCAGTATGGCGATGACATTCGAGCAATCGATTGGAACGTAACAGCTAGATACAACGAGCCTTATATCAAAGTTTTTGAAGAAGAACGCGAATTGACTTTAATGTTGATGGTGGATATTAGTGGTTCGCAAAACTTTGGTTCAAGCGCACAATTTAAAAACGACATCGTTACAGAAATTGCGGCAACCTTAGCTTTTTCGGCAACTACAAACAACGATAAAATAGGATTGATTTTATTTTCGGATCAGATTGAATTATTCATTCCGCCAAAAAAAGGAAAATCGCACGTTTTGAGAATCATTCGCGAACTGATTCAATTCGAACCAAAAAGCGACAAAACCAATATTTCTCAAGCTTTGGAATATCTTTCTAAAGTAATGAAAAAGAAAGCAATCGTTTTTATGATTTCTGATTTTCAATCGCAAGATTACGAGAAAACCTTAAAAATCGTTGCCAAACGTCACGACATTACCGGAATTAGAATTTACGACGAACGCGAAAAAGAAATGCCAAATGTTGGATTGGTTTTAATGCAAGATGCCGAAACAGGCGAAGAAATTTTGGTGAACACCAACGACAAAAATGTGCGTCTAGATTATGCCAAACATTTTGATGAAATGGAAAAATATTTTAAAAATATATTCACCAAATCGGGTGCCGGAACAATTAATTCAAGCGTTAACGAAAGTTACGTGAAAAAATTATTAGCTTATTTTAAAGCAAGATAA
- a CDS encoding BatD family protein has product MRFITNICCALVLLFSTITWSQVTFVSEVGRDSIGINERIEVRFTVNQEGDNFNPPKFENFKVVRGPTQSESLSWIDGRTSYNKIYSYYLAPEKKGNLQIDVATFEFEGIVYKSNVVYVKVGNAVEKKDHYGNSTSQHLKKMEEEVFLEREISNTNPFVNEPISVIYKLYVSENFGINVLKESLPEYKNFLIDSINEKVKDFQVKEYKGETYRYVILREVVLVPLKEGELILDSYELNLEIESITGYSHTRHAFELDISEEVRSTGTNIINVKPLSDIKNKKL; this is encoded by the coding sequence ATGAGATTTATAACAAATATTTGTTGTGCTTTAGTACTGCTTTTTTCAACAATTACATGGAGTCAGGTAACTTTTGTGTCTGAAGTAGGTAGAGATAGTATAGGAATTAATGAACGTATCGAGGTTAGGTTTACCGTGAACCAAGAAGGAGATAATTTTAACCCACCCAAATTTGAAAACTTCAAAGTTGTTCGTGGTCCTACGCAGTCCGAAAGTCTATCGTGGATTGACGGCCGAACTTCATATAACAAAATTTATTCTTATTATTTAGCTCCAGAAAAAAAAGGAAACCTACAAATTGATGTCGCAACATTTGAATTCGAAGGAATCGTTTATAAATCAAATGTTGTATATGTAAAAGTTGGAAATGCTGTAGAAAAGAAAGATCATTACGGAAATAGTACAAGTCAACATTTGAAGAAAATGGAAGAAGAAGTTTTTTTAGAGCGTGAAATTTCTAATACCAATCCGTTTGTAAACGAACCAATTTCAGTGATTTACAAACTGTATGTAAGTGAAAATTTTGGAATTAATGTATTAAAAGAGTCTCTTCCTGAGTATAAAAACTTTTTAATTGATTCCATTAATGAAAAAGTAAAAGATTTTCAAGTAAAAGAATATAAAGGAGAAACATATCGTTATGTTATTTTACGTGAAGTAGTTTTAGTTCCTTTGAAAGAAGGTGAATTAATTTTAGATTCGTACGAATTGAATCTTGAAATTGAATCGATAACTGGGTATTCTCATACTCGTCATGCTTTTGAATTAGACATTTCAGAAGAAGTTCGCTCAACAGGAACAAACATAATTAATGTAAAACCACTTTCAGATATAAAAAATAAGAAGCTGTAA